A single Corticium candelabrum chromosome 12, ooCorCand1.1, whole genome shotgun sequence DNA region contains:
- the LOC134188310 gene encoding uncharacterized protein LOC134188310, protein TDRQTDRQTHRQRDTKTKREEQDSNSFSISGTSQ, encoded by the exons acagacagacagacagacagacagacacataggcaACGAGATACAAAGACT aagcgcgaagaacaagattcgaattcattcagcatatccgggacctcgcaa